A single Desulfovibrio gilichinskyi DNA region contains:
- the folP gene encoding dihydropteroate synthase, with protein sequence MNRTYTWTIEGGRVLGPAPFFIAGIVNVTPDSFYDGGKNYDHQNAIANGRMLAAKGADILDVGGESTRPFSEPVSVEDELNRVIPVIKELARDYIVSVDTVKSQVALAAIEAGASIINDVSAFSFDPALLEIVADRKPGYVLMHSQGTPEKMQLSPQYDDVMEDLLSFFKKSLEKLLKAGLPEQNIVIDPGIGFGKTLEHNFEILKNIDQLMNLGFPVYMGLSNKSLWGKLLGLESDKRQNATQAATAVLAARGVPIHRVHEVELTCQTLKVVKAITEGR encoded by the coding sequence ATGAACCGGACCTACACATGGACCATAGAAGGGGGCAGGGTATTAGGCCCTGCCCCTTTTTTTATTGCTGGAATTGTAAATGTCACTCCTGATTCTTTTTATGACGGAGGCAAAAACTATGACCATCAAAATGCTATTGCTAATGGACGGATGCTCGCTGCCAAAGGGGCGGATATTTTAGATGTAGGCGGAGAAAGCACTAGACCTTTTTCGGAGCCGGTTTCTGTTGAAGATGAATTAAATCGTGTTATCCCTGTAATTAAAGAGCTCGCCAGAGATTATATTGTTTCAGTGGATACTGTAAAATCGCAGGTTGCCCTTGCAGCAATCGAAGCTGGTGCGTCAATAATAAATGATGTTTCAGCTTTTAGTTTTGATCCAGCTTTGCTTGAAATTGTAGCGGACAGAAAGCCCGGTTATGTGTTAATGCATAGTCAGGGGACCCCTGAAAAGATGCAGTTATCTCCGCAGTATGACGATGTTATGGAAGATCTTTTATCTTTTTTTAAAAAAAGTCTTGAGAAACTCCTAAAAGCTGGCTTACCAGAGCAAAACATAGTAATTGACCCAGGCATAGGGTTTGGTAAGACTCTTGAACATAATTTTGAGATATTAAAAAATATTGATCAGCTGATGAATTTAGGTTTTCCAGTTTACATGGGGCTTTCAAACAAGTCTTTATGGGGAAAGTTACTGGGGCTTGAATCTGATAAGCGTCAAAATGCAACTCAGGCCGCTACGGCAGTACTTGCAGCTCGCGGAGTTCCTATTCACAGGGTTCATGAAGTTGAGTTGACCTGTCAGACTTTAAAGGTTGTGAAGGCTATAACCGAGGGCCGTTAA
- the cdaA gene encoding diadenylate cyclase CdaA, with the protein MFGFLGFQISWKELLDIALVAVVYFYVILLVRGTRAAAIIWGLLVILLVYYISDVFGLYTLNWLLTNFLSSIFLIIVILFQRDIRKGLAQMGAGRLWHKNDFKIAVIDEICSAMDSMARRKIGALVVIQKNVPLGDIIEKGVEIDSKITKQILINIFWPDTPLHDGAVIISSNRIVAASCILPLAQVSTQQSSIGTRHRAALGISEETDVVVIIVSEERGTISVAIGGKLTTSLDIVRLKRVLKNTLS; encoded by the coding sequence ATGTTTGGATTTTTAGGATTTCAGATCTCATGGAAGGAATTGCTTGATATAGCACTCGTTGCAGTGGTCTATTTCTATGTGATTCTTTTAGTGCGTGGAACTCGTGCTGCTGCAATCATCTGGGGTCTTCTGGTTATATTACTCGTCTATTACATATCTGATGTTTTCGGTCTTTATACCTTAAACTGGCTGCTCACTAATTTTCTTAGCTCCATTTTTCTTATCATTGTTATTTTATTCCAGCGAGATATTCGTAAAGGTCTGGCGCAGATGGGCGCCGGCCGTCTCTGGCATAAAAATGATTTTAAAATTGCAGTCATTGATGAGATCTGTTCAGCCATGGACTCCATGGCACGTCGTAAAATAGGCGCGTTAGTGGTAATCCAAAAGAATGTGCCTTTGGGTGATATCATTGAAAAAGGCGTCGAAATAGATTCTAAAATAACAAAACAGATTCTCATAAATATTTTTTGGCCCGATACTCCGCTCCATGACGGGGCTGTTATCATCAGCTCAAACAGGATTGTTGCCGCATCATGCATTTTGCCGCTGGCACAGGTTTCTACTCAGCAGAGTTCCATCGGCACAAGGCATAGAGCTGCTCTCGGGATAAGTGAAGAGACAGACGTTGTTGTAATCATTGTTTCCGAGGAACGAGGCACTATTTCTGTCGCAATAGGTGGTAAACTTACCACAAGTCTGGATATTGTCAGGCTTAAACGTGTACTCAAAAACACTTTGAGTTAG